A single Oryza brachyantha chromosome 8, ObraRS2, whole genome shotgun sequence DNA region contains:
- the LOC102707272 gene encoding D-aminoacyl-tRNA deacylase, translated as MVVLVVATTSDAASATPAAAFLAMPGWNPGPTIPDGVESFANGEVRLLRHARGIVEEDDLDLRWEAATGERVSEVVLLSRHTAVSNRPALTVHPIGVPHLREGVDVPPQGGRPGWAALPNPRIGPWLRLLRRMAADRGLVPEFEITLEGTHHGPVTNTPTLFVEIGSTEEYWGRQDAADTVAMLLWKGLGLGEEESVGNWHGNGEKVLLGIGGGHYAPRHMDIVTKDGVWVGHLLSGYSLPMEEPKQMNGKNVADVGGMWKHSIRVSYEATKAAFPGGEIIAHIDQKSFKGWQKNAITNYLQELNIRVGKPNDFF; from the exons ATGGTGGTGCTGGTGGTCGCCACGACGTCCGACGCCGCGTCGGCcactccggccgccgccttcctcgccATGCCCGGCTGGAACCCCGGCCCCACCATCCCG GACGGCGTCGAGAGCTTCGCCAACGGCGAGGTGCGCCTGCTGCGGCACGCGCGCGGGATCGTCGAGGAGGACGACCTCGACCTCCGGTGGGAGGCCGCCACGGGGGAGCGCGTCTCCGAGGTCGTCCTCCTCAGCCGCCACACCGCCGTCTCCAACCGCCCCGCGCTCACCGTCCACCCCATCGGCGTCCCGCACCTCAGGGAAGGGGTGGACGTGCCCCCGCAGGGGGGCCGCCCCGGGTGGGCCGCGCTGCCCAACCCCCGGATCGGGCCCTGGCTCCGCCTGCTGCGCCGGATGGCCGCCGACCGCGGCCTCGTGCCAGAGTTTGAG ATTACGCTGGAGGGTACTCACCATGGACCGGTGACCAACACGCCGACGCTGTTTGTCGAGATTG GAAGCACTGAAGAATACTGGGGTAGACAGGATGCTGCTGATACAGTTGCTATG CTGCTATGGAAAGGACTTGGTCTTGGAGAAGAAGAATCTGTTGGAAATTGGCATGG TAATGGCGAAAAAGTTCTTTTAGGCATAGGAGGTGGTCATTATGCTCCTCGACATATGGATATAGTAAC GAAAGATGGTGTATGGGTTGGCCACTTGCTCTCTGGGTATTCTCTACCAATGGAAGAACCAAAGCAGATGAATGGTAAAAATGTGGCTGATGTTGGTGGTATGTGGAAGCATTCCATCAGAGTTTCATATGAAGCAACAAAAGCGGCTTTCCCAGGGGGAGAGATTATTGCACATATTGATCAAAA gaGCTTTAAAGGCTGGCAAAAGAATGCAATTACAAATTACTTGCAGGAGCTGAACATCAGGGTAGGAAAACCAAATGATTTCTTTTAA